One Glandiceps talaboti chromosome 20, keGlaTala1.1, whole genome shotgun sequence genomic region harbors:
- the LOC144450501 gene encoding cytochrome P450 4F2-like yields the protein MGVFNDKFMYQLEVFSGEFSPCFQIHIGPFARMLNLVHPDTVKTIYATTEPKSHITRTLWKDWLGDGLLISSGQKWFRNRRLLTPAFHFDILKPYVKIYHESTHVMLEKWKQREKDAPIELFKSISLLTLDSLQKCIFSMESNCQRTGEHDDYFSAIRDIGNLTIKRARDWKVLLMGSWFFENFTHDGRQWRLTLDRLHSYSRRVIDQRLKEVNAGGKSERQYMDFLDILVGARDEDGTGLSYQEIQDEVDTFMFEGHDTTASGISWILYNLARHPTHQEKCRQEIDAILDGKENDELDWNDLHNIPYTTMCMKESLRIHPPVPKTTRLITKSRTFPDGRVVHPGTTVFLDVNSVHHNPHVWEDPYTYDPMRFSPENSKCRPSHAFVPFAAGPRNCIGQNFAMNEMKVVTALVLRYFELTVSGCPKPLRESIMVLRATNGIHVKIRPRKP from the exons ATG GGTGTATTCAATGACAAGTTCATGTACCAGTTGGAGGTATTCAGTGGTGAATTCAGTCCCTGttttcagattcacattggTCCTTTTGCAAGGATGCTTAATTTAGTTCATCCAGATACAGTGAAGACAATATATGCAACAACAG aACCAAAGAGCCATATCACCAGAACATTATGGAAGGATTGGCTTGGTGATGGGTTACTTATTAGCTCCGGTCAGAAATGGTTCAGAAATCGTCGTCTGCTGACACCAGCTTTTCACTTCGACATACTTAAACCATATGTCAAGATTTACCACGAGAGCACTCACGTGATGTTG GAAAAATGGAAGCAGCGGGAAAAGGATGCACCGATTGAATTATTTAAATCCATCAGTTTATTGACTTTGGACTCCCTCCAGAAATGTATCTTTAGTATGGAAAGTAACTGTCAGCGCACAGG TGAACACGATGATTACTTCTCAGCCATCCGTGATATCGGTAATCTTACGATTAAGAGAGCAAGGGACTGGAAAGTCCTTCTCATGGGATCTTGGTTCTTTGAAAACTTTACCCATGATGGACGCCAGTGGCGGTTAACATTGGACAGACTGCATAGTTACTCCCGTCGAGTCATTGATCAGAGATTGAAAGAAGTCAATGCTGGTGGCAAAAGTGAAAGACAATACATGGACTTTCTTGATATACTCGTTGGAGCCAGA GATGAAGATGGTACGGGACTATCATACCAGGAGATACAAGATGAAGTCGACACGTTTATGTTTGAAGGCCATGATACAACTGCTTCTGGTATTTCTTGGATTTTGTATAACCTGGCAAGACATCCTACACATCAGGAGAAGTGTAGACAGGAAATCGATGCTATATTGGATGGAAAAGAAAACGACGAACTTGATTG GAACGACCTTCATAATATTCCATATACAACAATGTGTATGAAGGAAAGTCTGCGAATACATCCTCCAGTACCAAAGACGACAAGGCTTATAACAAAATCGCGTACGTTCCCGGATGGAAGGGTAGTGCATCCAG GCACGACGGTCTTTTTAGATGTTAACAGTGTTCACCATAATCCACATGTTTGGGAAGACCCTTATACATATGATCCGATGAGATTCTCACCAGAGAACAGTAAATGCAGACCTTCACATGCATTCGTACCTTTTGCCGCCGGACCAAG AAACTGCATTGGTCAGAATTTCGCCATGAACGAGATGAAAGTTGTCACAGCCCTGGTACTCCGTTATTTTGAATTGACAGTTTCTGGGTGCCCCAAACCATTGAGGGAATCAATCATGGTTTTAAGAGCAACCAACGGAATTCATGTAAAGATCAGACCAAGAAAGCCATGA
- the LOC144450502 gene encoding uncharacterized protein LOC144450502 — protein MAYKKDLQETLINAVEQGDLQSAACCIQKGADVNDIPWGTESLLMRAIRCRHSRVAKLLIDNCVDTKYQYLVSESPRKCKTAKDYCDYYNMPDVRDAIERH, from the exons ATGGCCTATAAGAAGGACCTGCAAGAG ACTCTAATTAATGCTGTTGAACAGGGAGATTTACAGTCAGCGGCATGTTGCATACAGAAAGGAGCTGATGTCAATGATATCCCG TGGGGCACTGAATCTCTCCTGATGCGGGCTATACGCTGTCGACATTCTAGGGTGGCAAAGTTACTAATAGACAACTGCGTTGACACTAAATACCAGTACttg GTCTCGGAATCACCAAGGAAATGCAAGACGGCCAAAGACTATTGCGATTATTACAACATGCCAGATGTACGAGATGCAATCGAGCGACATTGA
- the LOC144450467 gene encoding leukotriene-B4 omega-hydroxylase 3-like, with protein MGVFNDKFMHQLEAFSGEFSPCFQIHIGPFARMLNLVHPDTVKTIYATTEPKDRVTKVLWKDWLGDGLLISSGQKWARNRRLLTPAFHFDILKPYVKIYNESTHVMLEKWKQQEKDTSVELFKSISLLTLDSLQKCIFSLESNCQHTGEHDEYFSAIRDIGNLTIKRVRDWKVLLMGSWFFENFTHDGRQWRLTLDRLHSYSRRVIDQRLQEVNAGGKSERQYMDFLDILVGARDEDGTGLSYQEIQDEVDTFMFEGHDTTASGISWILYNLARHPTHQQKCRQEIDAILDGNENDELDWNDLHNMPYTTMCIKESLRIHPPVPKTSRLITKSRTFPDGRVVHPGTTVILDVNSVHHNPRVWEDPYTYDPMRFSPENSKDRSSHAFVPFAAGPRNCIGQNFAMNEMKVVTALVLRHFELTVSGCPKPIRESNIVLRVTNGIHVKIRPRMP; from the exons ATG GGTGTATTCAATGACAAGTTCATGCACCAGTTGGAGGCATTCAGTGGTGAATTCAGTCCCTGttttcagattcacattggTCCTTTTGCAAGGATGCTTAATTTAGTTCATCCAGATACAGTGAAGACAATATATGCAACTACAG AACCCAAGGATCGCGTGACCAAAGTGTTATGGAAGGATTGGCTTGGTGACGGATTACTTATTAGCTCCGGTCAGAAATGGGCCAGAAATCGTCGTCTGCTGACACCAGCGTTTCACTTCGACATACTTAAACCATATGTCAAGATTTACAACGAGAGTACTCACGTGATGTTG GAAAAATGGAAGCAACAGGAAAAAGATACATCGGTTGAGTTATTTAAATCCATCAGTTTATTGACTTTGGACTCCCTCCAGAAATGTATCTTTAGTTTGGAAAGTAACTGTCAGCACACAGG CGAACACGACGAATACTTCTCAGCCATCCGTGATATCGGTAATCTTACGATTAAGAGAGTAAGGGACTGGAAAGTCCTTCTCATGGGATCTTGGTTCTTTGAAAACTTTACCCATGATGGACGTCAGTGGCGGTTAACATTGGACAGACTGCATAGTTACTCCCGTCGAGTCATTGATCAGAGATTGCAAGAAGTCAATGCTGGTGGCAAAAGTGAAAGGCAATACATGGACTTTCTTGATATACTCGTTGGAGCCAGA GATGAAGATGGTACGGGACTATCATACCAGGAGATACAAGATGAAGTTGACACGTTTATGTTTGAAGGCCATGATACAACTGCTTCTGGTATTTCCTGGATTTTGTATAACCTGGCAAGACATCCTACACATCAGCAGAAGTGTAGACAGGAAATCGATGCTATATTGGATGGAAACGAAAACGACGAACTTGATTG GAACGACCTTCATAATATGCCATATACAACAATGTGTATAAAGGAAAGTCTACGAATACATCCTCCAGTACCAAAGACGTCGAGGCTTATAACAAAATCGCGTACGTTCCCAGATGGAAGGGTAGTGCATCCAG GTACAACTGTCATTTTGGATGTAAACAGCGTTCATCATAATCCACGTGTTTGGGAAGACCCTTATACATATGATCCAATGAGATTCTCACCAGAGAACAGTAAAGACAGATCTTCACATGCATTCGTACCTTTTGCTGCAGGGCCAAG aAACTGCATTGGTCAGAATTTCGCCATGAATGAGATGAAAGTTGTCACAGCACTAGTACTCCGTCATTTTGAATTGACAGTTTCTGGGTGCCCCAAACCAATAAGGGAATCAAACATCGTTTTAAGAGTAACCAACGGAATTCATGTGAAGATCAGACCAAGAATGCCATGA